Proteins encoded together in one Campylobacter peloridis LMG 23910 window:
- a CDS encoding DUF234 domain-containing protein has translation MKLNLDENSLKALCILSKNDRKRYSINKFIPHFQALGIINKLLEKNILILEKSQEKPIIKNKRQKIKKELRSYIVQDKLIFKNQGLRFFFYFVYPNLNLVDEKKYDKLLELIKNNLENYQSLIFEFLAKDFLAKKLKVEQVFSFWNYYCEIDLYYHENGFCVLGEAKFKERKICKNILNILKNKAKQLQIQPNLFVLFSKSGFSKELVLNKERNLLLYTLDDFKFLLKE, from the coding sequence TTGAAACTAAATTTAGATGAAAATTCTTTAAAAGCTTTGTGCATTTTAAGTAAAAACGACAGAAAACGATATTCTATAAATAAATTTATTCCACATTTTCAAGCTCTTGGTATCATAAATAAACTTTTAGAAAAAAATATTTTAATTTTAGAAAAAAGCCAAGAAAAGCCTATCATTAAAAATAAAAGGCAAAAAATAAAAAAAGAATTAAGATCTTATATTGTTCAAGATAAGCTAATTTTTAAAAATCAAGGTTTAAGATTTTTCTTTTATTTTGTATATCCAAATTTAAATTTAGTTGATGAAAAAAAATACGATAAATTATTAGAACTAATCAAAAATAATTTAGAAAATTATCAAAGTCTTATATTTGAATTTTTAGCAAAAGATTTTTTAGCAAAAAAATTAAAAGTAGAACAGGTATTTAGTTTTTGGAATTATTATTGTGAAATAGATCTTTATTATCATGAAAATGGTTTTTGTGTTTTGGGTGAAGCAAAATTTAAAGAAAGGAAAATTTGTAAAAATATTTTAAATATTTTAAAAAACAAAGCAAAACAACTTCAAATTCAACCTAATTTATTTGTTCTTTTTTCAAAAAGTGGTTTTAGTAAAGAACTTGTTTTAAATAAGGAGCGTAATTTGCTTTTGTATACTTTGGATGATTTTAAATTTTTACTTAAGGAATAA
- a CDS encoding sensor histidine kinase produces MDENILKSLDSSEKENLQQGLKALIEQTYVIENEYKQLNENYTALRQMVSEIIEVLPMALWILDAKKNIILQNNLATQKPELLESINLEKTHYELEFDHKFYLIKITSHTDKLIVNATDISDEKRNERLASMGTIAAHLAHEIRNPIGSISLLSSTLFERSELKNKHIVLEIQKAISRVERIVNSTLLFTKGVHVNFNEFNLKELQDECEQAVSAYNYLANIDFKFEFLDIKINADKSLLALVLQNLIYNAIDAIEESENDGYIKVQCEQNEDKIFIKVYDSGVAIKDKKMVFEAFKTTKLKGNGLGLSLSKQIIDAHNGILGFDENPKCFFIELKI; encoded by the coding sequence ATGGATGAGAATATATTAAAAAGCTTAGATTCTAGTGAAAAAGAAAATTTACAACAAGGACTTAAAGCTTTAATAGAACAAACTTATGTAATTGAAAACGAATACAAACAGCTAAATGAAAACTACACAGCTTTAAGACAAATGGTGAGTGAAATTATTGAAGTTTTACCTATGGCACTATGGATTTTAGATGCAAAAAAAAATATTATTTTACAAAATAATCTTGCAACGCAAAAACCAGAACTTTTAGAAAGTATTAATCTTGAAAAAACGCATTATGAGCTTGAATTTGATCATAAATTTTATCTAATAAAAATAACCTCTCACACTGATAAACTCATAGTGAATGCAACAGATATTAGCGATGAAAAAAGAAATGAAAGATTAGCTAGCATGGGGACAATTGCAGCACATTTAGCTCATGAAATACGAAATCCAATCGGCTCCATTTCGCTTTTAAGTTCAACTTTATTTGAAAGAAGTGAGCTAAAAAATAAGCATATAGTTTTAGAAATTCAAAAAGCAATTTCTAGAGTTGAACGCATTGTTAATTCTACTTTGCTTTTTACAAAAGGAGTGCATGTTAATTTTAACGAATTTAATTTAAAGGAATTGCAAGATGAATGCGAACAGGCTGTTAGTGCTTATAATTATCTAGCAAATATTGATTTTAAATTTGAGTTTTTAGATATCAAAATAAACGCTGATAAATCTTTACTTGCTTTAGTTTTGCAGAATTTAATTTACAACGCTATAGATGCTATTGAAGAAAGTGAAAATGATGGTTATATAAAGGTTCAATGCGAGCAAAATGAAGATAAAATTTTTATTAAAGTCTATGATAGCGGAGTGGCTATAAAAGATAAAAAAATGGTTTTTGAAGCTTTTAAGACTACAAAATTAAAAGGAAATGGTTTAGGACTTTCTTTATCAAAACAAATTATTGATGCACATAATGGAATTTTAGGTTTTGATGAAAATCCAAAATGTTTTTTTATAGAGTTAAAAATTTAA
- a CDS encoding tRNA (cytidine(34)-2'-O)-methyltransferase, whose amino-acid sequence MFHIVLVEPRIPQNTGSIGRMCFNAGFTLHIINPLFSIDEKAVKRAGLDYWKKLNPLLWDSLDDFLLKNEKFKDRFFFATTKTKRTYFDVSYKQGDFLFFGSESFGLPLELMQQKWENAITIPMKDCGRSLNLATSVGIISYEALRQNFASFKA is encoded by the coding sequence ATGTTTCATATAGTTTTAGTTGAGCCTCGCATACCACAAAATACAGGAAGTATAGGTAGAATGTGTTTTAACGCAGGATTTACTTTGCATATTATAAATCCACTTTTTAGTATAGATGAAAAAGCGGTTAAAAGAGCAGGGCTTGATTATTGGAAAAAATTAAATCCTTTGCTTTGGGATAGCTTAGATGATTTTTTGCTTAAAAATGAGAAATTTAAAGATAGATTTTTTTTCGCAACAACAAAAACTAAGCGAACATATTTTGATGTAAGCTATAAACAAGGTGATTTTTTATTTTTTGGAAGTGAAAGTTTTGGTTTGCCACTGGAACTTATGCAACAAAAATGGGAAAATGCTATTACTATACCTATGAAAGATTGTGGTAGAAGTTTAAATTTAGCTACTAGTGTGGGTATTATAAGTTATGAAGCATTAAGACAAAATTTTGCTTCTTTCAAAGCTTAA
- a CDS encoding amino acid ABC transporter ATP-binding protein yields MIKIENLIKKYGDLEVLKNISVKIHKGDIIAIIGPSGGGKSTFLRCINKLETPDSGSIYINNINILDPKTNINQIRQKVSMVFQHFNLFNNKNVLENLCLAPIQTKIMNKDEAIKKARELLKKVGLSDKEEYFPHKLSGGQKQRIAIARSLMMNPDIILFDEPTSALDPEMIGEVLSIMKEVAKEGLTMLVVTHEMGFARNVANRIFFMDKGVIAVDECPKIAFEKPNNERLKEFLNQVLNH; encoded by the coding sequence ATGATTAAAATCGAAAATTTAATTAAAAAATATGGTGATTTAGAGGTATTAAAAAATATTAGCGTAAAAATTCACAAGGGTGATATTATAGCAATTATTGGTCCTAGCGGGGGTGGTAAAAGCACCTTTTTACGCTGTATAAACAAGCTTGAAACTCCAGATAGTGGAAGTATATATATTAACAATATAAATATATTAGATCCAAAAACAAATATTAATCAAATTCGCCAAAAAGTAAGTATGGTTTTTCAGCATTTTAATCTTTTTAATAATAAAAATGTTTTAGAAAACTTATGTTTAGCTCCTATACAAACTAAAATAATGAATAAAGATGAGGCTATAAAAAAAGCAAGAGAATTATTAAAAAAAGTAGGTTTAAGCGATAAAGAAGAATATTTTCCTCATAAATTATCAGGCGGACAAAAACAACGCATTGCTATAGCAAGATCTTTAATGATGAATCCTGATATAATTTTATTTGATGAACCAACCTCAGCTTTAGATCCAGAAATGATAGGTGAGGTTTTAAGCATTATGAAAGAAGTAGCTAAAGAAGGTTTAACTATGCTTGTAGTCACACATGAAATGGGCTTTGCAAGAAATGTAGCCAATAGAATTTTTTTCATGGATAAAGGTGTTATAGCAGTAGATGAATGCCCTAAAATAGCCTTTGAAAAACCAAATAATGAAAGATTGAAAGAATTTTTAAATCAAGTATTAAATCATTAA
- a CDS encoding amino acid ABC transporter permease, with protein sequence MKQNTIKLFVFFSIIIFWAYFSFPIEILQIKDQNGLATGEYAYTIEAKAYVNSYFTTLGLTIGGILIGIVLGFFLAFLRFLEIQSLNFIIDEYIDIIRGTPLLLQLLIFSVVIFATWSDNFYVAIIALGLNSSAYVAEIVRSGIQSVDKGQMEAARAMGLSYSISMRMIIFPQAVKNILPSLMNEFISLFKETSIVGYISVMDITMQSKSLQAVYYNPKPIIFTGLVYYVSVKILTLFARIIEKRLNKHD encoded by the coding sequence TTGAAACAAAATACAATTAAACTTTTTGTATTTTTTAGTATTATTATTTTTTGGGCTTATTTTTCTTTTCCTATTGAAATTTTACAAATAAAAGATCAAAATGGTTTGGCCACAGGAGAATATGCTTACACTATAGAAGCAAAAGCTTATGTTAATAGTTATTTTACAACTTTAGGGCTAACTATAGGTGGTATTTTAATAGGTATTGTACTTGGGTTTTTTTTAGCATTTTTAAGATTTTTGGAAATTCAAAGTTTAAATTTTATTATAGATGAATACATTGATATCATACGCGGAACACCTTTACTTTTACAACTTTTAATATTTTCTGTAGTAATTTTTGCTACTTGGAGTGATAATTTTTATGTTGCTATCATAGCACTTGGACTTAATAGCTCAGCTTATGTAGCTGAAATTGTAAGAAGTGGAATTCAAAGTGTTGATAAAGGGCAAATGGAAGCAGCTAGAGCGATGGGACTTAGCTACTCAATATCTATGAGAATGATTATTTTTCCACAAGCTGTTAAAAATATTTTACCTTCATTGATGAATGAATTTATTTCTTTATTTAAAGAGACTTCCATTGTGGGTTATATTAGCGTTATGGATATTACCATGCAAAGTAAAAGCTTACAAGCTGTTTATTACAACCCTAAACCTATCATTTTTACAGGACTTGTGTATTATGTAAGTGTTAAGATTTTAACCCTTTTTGCAAGAATTATAGAAAAGAGATTAAATAAGCATGATTAA
- a CDS encoding alanine/glycine:cation symporter family protein → MDLMLQFVDFVNNQYYSILVVLLIVTGFFYSYLTGFVQFRMLPYVFDILTEKQEKHEKHHITPFQALMISTASRVGIGNIAGIAVAVVLGGPGALFWMWAMAFFGGASAFAESTLAQVYKSRDGKSFKGGPAYYISKALNLKWLGAIFAVILIITYAYGFNGLQSQTMTSAFEFYYKGMVDASEVSFSQSWWPIVIGAILAIFAAYMFFGDHTKIGKVSSVIVPIMAMIYVGLSIIAMFMNFEKIPDVFSMIFKSAFDFEAIFGGFAGSALVIGIKRGLFSNEAGMGSAPNAAASALTTHPAKQGVIQAFSVLIDVIICTSSGFLVLFSLAYANNIGVDGKPILTALPLVQESMKEYYGNLGVHFTTISIVLFAVTSLIGNYYYAQANIKYLTQNPVIINLFKASAVLMIFIGANMDLKFAWDLADTTMAFMATINIISILLLGGIVKKVLKDFSEQKRQGRDPVFSASKLGIKNAECWD, encoded by the coding sequence ATGGACTTAATGCTCCAATTTGTTGATTTTGTAAATAATCAATACTACTCCATTTTGGTAGTTTTGCTTATTGTAACAGGATTTTTTTATAGTTATTTAACTGGTTTTGTGCAATTTAGAATGCTTCCATATGTATTTGACATCTTAACAGAAAAACAAGAAAAGCATGAAAAGCATCATATCACTCCTTTTCAAGCTTTGATGATTTCAACAGCTTCAAGAGTTGGTATAGGAAATATCGCAGGTATTGCAGTTGCTGTTGTATTAGGTGGCCCTGGAGCTTTGTTTTGGATGTGGGCTATGGCTTTTTTTGGAGGAGCTTCAGCTTTTGCAGAAAGCACTTTAGCACAAGTTTATAAAAGTCGTGATGGAAAAAGCTTTAAAGGTGGTCCTGCTTATTACATTAGTAAAGCTTTAAATTTAAAATGGTTGGGTGCTATTTTTGCTGTGATTTTAATCATTACTTATGCTTATGGTTTTAATGGACTTCAAAGTCAAACCATGACTTCAGCATTTGAATTTTACTATAAAGGTATGGTTGATGCTAGCGAAGTAAGCTTTTCTCAAAGTTGGTGGCCTATTGTAATTGGAGCTATTTTAGCTATATTTGCTGCATATATGTTTTTTGGTGATCATACAAAAATCGGCAAGGTGAGTTCAGTGATTGTTCCTATTATGGCTATGATTTATGTTGGTTTGTCTATCATTGCTATGTTTATGAATTTTGAAAAAATTCCAGATGTTTTTTCTATGATTTTTAAAAGTGCTTTTGATTTTGAAGCTATTTTTGGTGGATTTGCAGGTTCTGCTTTGGTTATAGGTATAAAAAGAGGGTTATTTTCTAATGAAGCAGGTATGGGTTCAGCTCCAAATGCAGCAGCTTCAGCTCTTACAACTCACCCTGCAAAACAAGGTGTAATTCAAGCTTTTTCTGTGTTAATTGATGTAATCATTTGTACAAGTTCAGGATTTTTAGTGTTGTTTTCGCTTGCTTATGCAAATAATATAGGAGTAGATGGTAAGCCTATTTTAACAGCTTTACCTTTAGTGCAAGAATCCATGAAAGAATACTATGGAAATTTAGGGGTGCATTTTACTACTATAAGTATAGTTTTGTTTGCAGTTACTTCTTTGATTGGAAATTATTATTATGCACAAGCAAATATTAAATACCTTACTCAAAATCCAGTTATCATTAATCTTTTCAAAGCAAGTGCAGTGCTTATGATTTTTATTGGTGCAAATATGGATTTAAAATTTGCTTGGGATTTAGCCGATACCACTATGGCTTTTATGGCTACGATTAATATTATTTCTATTTTATTGCTTGGTGGTATAGTTAAAAAGGTATTAAAAGATTTTAGTGAGCAAAAAAGACAAGGAAGAGATCCTGTTTTTAGTGCTTCAAAACTTGGCATTAAAAACGCAGAGTGTTGGGATTGA
- the glyS gene encoding glycine--tRNA ligase subunit beta — MKLLIEIGTEELPAIPLLKELPNISKKWEKILQEYHLESEFKFFYTPRRLVFIHENFKEKQDDSFVEFIGAPKAIAYKEGKLTQAGVSFLEKNNLKEEEIEFKEIKGKEVLFCQKQVQGLKSEEVLPKMIETFLKSLNFGKTMRWGDGSFEFIRAIRSLSCVLGEKLVEFQSYGVKSSKSTFVHRSVSYDLVAFENIDEYFEILERNYIILDQDLRKQIITTQLKNLEKENDIVIAEDEELLAEVVAITEYPKALLGHFEKEYLEIPSEVIITSMRENQRYFAVFKNNTLSNHFIVVSNAVCKDYFKIINGNERVLRARLSDAMFFWKNDLAHGLSNEKLAQMAYLEGLGTLEDKVKREQKIALKLCEFLANTKKEEILKAIEYSKADLSSQMVYEFTNLQGIMGSYYAKAMGMSDDIALAIKEQYLPNGDNCAMPSNEFSAIVALANKFETLMGLFSIGKIPSGTKDPYALRRAANGVLKIILALHKNFDIKCFLKTISSEYKNFDTNLLLDFILERLYTFYAVNASFIKAVLSSKNYDIIYIDSCIKALIQNASKKEFSQNFATFKRLANIVIINDIKVDENLFNTQEEKNLYQAFKDCKENSNNTQELLENLFALKPQIDDFFDKVMINDKDEKIKNNRQALVCEIYKEFLKIADIKEISL; from the coding sequence ATGAAATTGTTGATAGAAATAGGCACAGAAGAGCTTCCTGCCATCCCTTTATTAAAAGAACTTCCAAATATTAGTAAAAAATGGGAAAAGATTTTACAAGAGTATCATTTAGAATCTGAATTTAAATTTTTCTATACTCCTAGAAGATTAGTTTTCATCCATGAAAATTTCAAAGAAAAACAAGATGATTCTTTTGTAGAATTTATAGGAGCACCTAAAGCTATAGCTTATAAAGAAGGTAAACTTACTCAAGCAGGTGTAAGTTTTTTAGAAAAAAATAATCTGAAAGAAGAAGAAATAGAATTTAAAGAAATAAAAGGAAAAGAAGTATTATTTTGCCAAAAACAAGTTCAAGGCTTAAAAAGCGAAGAAGTTTTGCCTAAAATGATAGAAACTTTCTTAAAAAGTTTAAATTTTGGAAAAACAATGAGATGGGGCGATGGAAGCTTTGAATTTATTAGAGCCATTCGTTCATTATCTTGTGTTTTAGGTGAAAAATTAGTTGAATTTCAAAGTTATGGAGTTAAAAGTTCCAAAAGCACTTTTGTTCATAGAAGTGTTAGTTATGATTTAGTAGCTTTTGAAAATATTGATGAATATTTTGAAATTTTAGAGCGAAATTATATTATTTTAGATCAAGATTTAAGAAAACAAATTATTACAACTCAGCTAAAAAACCTTGAAAAAGAAAACGATATTGTTATAGCTGAAGATGAGGAATTATTAGCTGAGGTTGTAGCTATTACTGAATATCCAAAGGCTTTGTTGGGGCATTTTGAAAAAGAGTATTTAGAAATTCCAAGTGAAGTTATCATTACTTCCATGAGAGAAAATCAAAGATATTTTGCGGTTTTTAAAAATAACACTTTAAGCAATCACTTCATTGTAGTTTCTAATGCAGTTTGTAAAGATTATTTTAAAATTATCAATGGAAATGAGAGGGTTTTAAGAGCAAGATTAAGCGATGCGATGTTTTTTTGGAAAAATGATCTTGCACACGGCTTAAGTAATGAAAAATTAGCTCAAATGGCTTATCTTGAAGGACTTGGAACACTAGAAGATAAAGTTAAAAGAGAGCAAAAAATTGCCCTTAAGCTTTGTGAGTTTTTAGCCAATACAAAAAAAGAAGAAATTTTAAAAGCCATTGAATATTCTAAAGCAGATCTTAGCTCTCAAATGGTTTATGAATTTACTAATTTACAAGGTATTATGGGTTCATATTATGCAAAAGCTATGGGAATGAGTGATGATATAGCTTTGGCTATTAAAGAGCAGTATCTTCCAAATGGAGATAATTGTGCTATGCCTAGTAATGAATTTAGTGCTATAGTTGCTTTAGCAAATAAATTTGAAACACTCATGGGGCTTTTTTCTATTGGAAAAATTCCAAGCGGAACAAAAGACCCTTATGCTTTAAGAAGAGCAGCTAATGGAGTGTTAAAAATAATCTTAGCTTTGCATAAAAATTTTGATATTAAATGTTTTTTAAAAACGATAAGTAGCGAATATAAAAATTTTGATACCAACCTTTTACTTGACTTTATTTTAGAGCGTTTATACACTTTCTATGCAGTCAATGCTTCTTTTATCAAAGCAGTGTTAAGCTCTAAAAATTATGATATTATTTATATAGATTCTTGCATTAAAGCTTTAATACAAAATGCCAGCAAAAAAGAATTTAGTCAAAATTTTGCTACATTTAAGCGATTAGCAAATATAGTTATTATTAATGATATTAAAGTTGATGAAAATTTATTCAACACTCAAGAGGAAAAGAATTTATATCAAGCTTTTAAAGATTGTAAAGAAAATTCAAACAACACTCAAGAACTTTTGGAAAATCTTTTTGCATTAAAACCTCAAATAGATGATTTTTTTGATAAAGTAATGATAAATGATAAAGATGAAAAAATCAAAAACAATCGCCAAGCTTTAGTTTGCGAAATATACAAAGAGTTTTTAAAAATTGCAGATATTAAAGAAATTAGCCTATGA
- a CDS encoding M23 family metallopeptidase, protein MKKVIFFICFLFLTLNSKEIELIKGQVQFLEFDKNNFFQASSNSKNLPFFIYKNKVIISIAMPYKEPKNRTIFINFKDKTKEEIFIKFKEGNYTKESLKVSSSKVNPPKNVLERIKTEYKEALSVYNSYTNNALFNGKFIYPLESKITSEFGKARLFNGSLKSYHSGTDFRAASGTKIKASNDGIVKIASNRYYAGNSVVIDHGYGIYSQYYHLSKLYVKVGQKVKKGEVIGLSGASGRVTGPHLHFGILVNGVQVNPLDFINKFNAL, encoded by the coding sequence ATGAAAAAAGTTATATTTTTTATATGTTTTTTATTTTTAACTTTAAATTCTAAAGAAATAGAACTCATTAAAGGGCAGGTTCAGTTTTTAGAATTTGATAAAAATAATTTTTTTCAAGCTAGTTCTAATTCTAAAAATCTACCATTTTTTATTTACAAAAATAAAGTAATCATAAGCATAGCTATGCCTTATAAAGAACCTAAAAACAGAACAATTTTTATAAATTTTAAAGACAAAACCAAAGAAGAGATTTTTATTAAATTTAAAGAAGGAAATTACACAAAAGAGTCTTTAAAAGTAAGTTCTTCCAAAGTAAATCCACCAAAAAATGTCTTAGAACGCATAAAAACAGAATACAAAGAAGCATTGAGTGTTTATAATAGCTACACTAATAATGCGTTATTTAATGGAAAATTCATTTATCCTTTAGAGTCTAAAATCACTAGTGAATTTGGTAAGGCAAGATTGTTTAATGGAAGTTTAAAAAGCTACCATAGTGGAACTGATTTTAGAGCAGCTAGTGGAACTAAAATCAAAGCCAGCAATGATGGTATAGTAAAAATTGCTTCAAATCGCTACTATGCAGGAAATTCAGTAGTGATTGATCATGGGTATGGAATTTATTCTCAATATTATCATTTATCAAAACTTTATGTAAAAGTTGGGCAAAAAGTCAAAAAAGGTGAAGTGATAGGTTTAAGTGGAGCAAGCGGAAGAGTTACAGGGCCACATTTGCATTTTGGAATTTTAGTAAATGGTGTTCAGGTAAATCCACTTGATTTTATTAATAAATTCAATGCTTTATAA
- a CDS encoding SAM-dependent methyltransferase, whose protein sequence is MIFSEFFQNWIDKYYSQAVSVGKNGDFYTAISVGNLFGVLLANHFLKLIDNKKLALPIDVVEIGANEGYLMLDFIQALHTLRPSILKHIQCHIIEPHEKLRNLQKALFKQYDLDIKIHDSLKKYHSNNAFFYANELFDCFACELIKDDTMAYVDENLKIVFKPANQNIINQCKKYNIYNSEFCIAYEPFLFDLKNSCKNIVFACFDYAKTQEKPSIRMYKNHQVFNLLEENLSDFFAMSDITYNVNFNHLIQVLKEESFEILEFKNQNQALIDFGLEEILNHAKKTYPQTYKNFINQSKNLMFNFGDKFKFLEFKL, encoded by the coding sequence ATTATTTTTAGTGAGTTTTTTCAAAACTGGATTGATAAATACTACTCACAAGCAGTAAGTGTTGGAAAAAATGGAGATTTTTACACTGCAATAAGCGTTGGAAATCTTTTTGGAGTATTGCTTGCTAATCATTTTTTAAAACTTATAGACAATAAAAAACTAGCTTTACCCATAGATGTTGTTGAAATAGGAGCTAATGAAGGTTATTTAATGCTTGATTTTATACAAGCTTTGCATACGCTTAGGCCAAGTATTTTAAAACATATACAATGCCATATTATAGAACCTCATGAAAAATTAAGAAATTTACAAAAAGCATTATTTAAACAATACGATTTAGATATTAAAATTCATGATTCTTTAAAAAAATATCATTCTAATAACGCATTTTTTTATGCTAATGAGTTGTTTGATTGTTTTGCCTGCGAGCTTATAAAAGACGATACAATGGCTTATGTTGATGAAAATTTAAAGATTGTTTTTAAACCAGCAAATCAAAATATCATCAATCAATGTAAAAAATACAATATTTATAATTCTGAATTTTGTATAGCTTATGAACCTTTTTTGTTTGATTTAAAAAATTCTTGTAAAAATATCGTATTTGCTTGTTTTGATTATGCAAAAACACAAGAAAAACCTAGTATTAGGATGTATAAAAATCACCAAGTTTTTAATTTACTTGAAGAAAATTTAAGTGATTTTTTTGCTATGAGTGATATTACTTATAATGTAAATTTTAATCACCTTATACAGGTTTTAAAAGAAGAAAGTTTTGAAATTTTAGAATTTAAAAATCAAAACCAAGCTTTGATTGATTTTGGTTTAGAAGAAATTCTCAATCATGCCAAAAAAACTTACCCACAAACTTATAAAAATTTTATCAACCAAAGTAAAAATTTAATGTTTAACTTTGGTGATAAATTTAAATTTTTAGAATTTAAGCTTTAA
- a CDS encoding bifunctional 3,4-dihydroxy-2-butanone 4-phosphate synthase/GTP cyclohydrolase II: MGFISIEQAIKEIKEGKMLVMVDAEDRENEGDLIFPAQFSSQEKINFTITHAKGVVCVALSEILAKKFDLALMVPKNTSNHETAFTITVDAKKATTGVSAYERNMTIQIFAQDEATADDFVRPGHINPLIAKKGGVLERTGHTEGTVDLCRLAGLKEACVICEIVKDNGDMARRSDLIEFCQKHNINMITISDLIEYRLKNESLIKLVKEEHSSLAGFSAKKMIFQDHNNSEHIAFYFGAMKESQNVKFYLSGSDFELLTSDKFNELLKQIEFLNKNGGVIVFMKNEKQENTQFKNYGIGAQILRYLKISKIKLLSQNTDKEFIGLKGFGLDITSSDFKA; the protein is encoded by the coding sequence ATGGGTTTTATCAGTATAGAACAAGCAATAAAAGAAATAAAAGAAGGAAAAATGCTAGTAATGGTAGATGCTGAAGATAGAGAAAATGAAGGAGATTTGATTTTTCCTGCACAATTTAGTTCTCAAGAAAAAATCAATTTTACCATTACACACGCAAAAGGTGTAGTATGTGTAGCACTTAGTGAAATTTTGGCTAAAAAATTTGATCTTGCTTTAATGGTTCCTAAAAATACCTCTAATCACGAAACAGCTTTCACTATAACAGTTGATGCCAAAAAAGCTACTACAGGAGTTAGTGCATATGAAAGAAACATGACGATTCAAATTTTTGCACAAGATGAAGCTACAGCAGATGATTTTGTGCGTCCTGGGCATATAAATCCGCTTATTGCTAAAAAAGGTGGGGTGTTAGAAAGGACAGGGCATACAGAAGGAACTGTGGATTTGTGCCGTTTGGCTGGTTTAAAAGAAGCATGCGTGATATGTGAAATAGTAAAAGACAATGGCGACATGGCAAGAAGAAGTGATTTAATAGAATTTTGCCAAAAACACAATATAAATATGATTACCATTTCTGATTTAATAGAATATCGCTTAAAAAATGAAAGCTTAATTAAACTTGTAAAAGAAGAGCATAGTTCTTTAGCTGGCTTTAGTGCTAAAAAAATGATTTTTCAAGATCACAACAATAGCGAGCATATAGCATTTTATTTTGGTGCTATGAAAGAAAGTCAAAATGTGAAATTTTATCTTAGTGGAAGTGATTTTGAGCTTTTAACTTCTGATAAATTTAATGAGCTACTAAAACAGATTGAATTTTTAAATAAAAACGGCGGTGTGATAGTTTTTATGAAAAATGAAAAACAAGAAAACACTCAATTTAAAAATTATGGCATAGGCGCTCAAATACTAAGATATTTAAAAATTTCAAAAATCAAACTTTTAAGCCAAAACACAGATAAAGAATTCATAGGTTTGAAAGGATTTGGCTTAGATATTACAAGTAGTGATTTTAAAGCTTAA